A window of Arcobacter acticola genomic DNA:
TCTTCTTTTGATAAAAAAGTCCAAGCTATAACTCTACTTATTTTTTGACCATGTGCCATATCTATAGTTTTATATTCCATAACTTCTATATCTTCAAGTGCATCATAAATAAAATCTAAGTTTTCTTTTCTCGATACTAAGGTTGTAAACCATAAACAGTTTTTTGAGAACTCAAAACTCTCTTTTATCATTTTCTTTATGAAAGCAACTTCGCCACCTTCACACCAAAGTTCGTTGTTTTTACCACCAAAGTTTAGATTGTTTTTTGAACTAACTTCTTTTGTTAGATTTTGAACTTTTCTATTGTTTCCTGCAAGTGTATCTTCTAAAGATTTATGAAAAGGAGGATTGCACAAAGTAAAGTGAAACTTATCAGTGCTATTTATGATTCCTTTAAAAATATTCTTTGAATTTTCTTGCAGTTTTACAGTGATATTTCCTTTTAAATATTCATTTGAGTTTATAATATTTTGGGCTGATTCAATAGACGTTTTATCTATATCACTACCTGTAAAACTCCAATCATAAACACTAACACCAATAATAGGATAAATACCGTTCGCACCTATTCCAATATCCAAACCTTTGATATGTTTTCCTTTTGGAATTTTATTACCATTAGTTTTAGCTAACAAATCAGCAATATGATGGATATAATCAGCTCGCCCTGGAATTGGAGGACATAAATAACCTTGAGGAATACTCCAATTTTTCACACTATAAAAATGTGAAAGCAAAGCTTTATTTAGTGCGATTACTGCATCAGGATTTGCAAAATCTATTGAAAGATCACCATATTTATTTGGTTTTACAAACTCATTTAATGAATTTTCACTTTTAATCAAAGCCACAAAATCATATCTATTGTTGTGATAGTTTCTAGGATGAAGTGTCTTTTTTTCTTGTATCTTTTTTGTATTTGACATATTATTTTCTTTTTTATAGATTTGTAAAAGTAAGTATTGTTTTTGCAATAATTCTTGTGTCTTTTTTTTCATAAACTAAATGTGCAAAATCTGGATTTATAGATACAAAGTACTCTTTATTATCAATAATCTTTGCTTTTTTTATCCACATTCTATCATCTTTATATACTAAAAAGATTTTATTATTCTCAAACTCTTTTTTAGATAAATCAGCCACAACTAAAGCTTTGTCATTTATGAGTGTTTCCATAGATTTCCCATCTACTTGTATCACAAAAAGCGACTCTTTTGTATATGGTTCTTTTAGTAAATCTTTTGAAAATGAAAGTTCTTTTTTTTCTATTTTTCCATCTGTTTCTTGATGATATTCAAGTTTTATGGTGTTTTTTACTTCTATATTATTTCCTTTGGAGATGAAAAATAATAACCTTGTGAATAATCAATTCCTAAATTTTTGATTTCATCATAAATTTCTTTTGAATCAACATGCTCTGCAACAACCTTTATATCAGCATCTTTTGCAAATGATACAATAGTTTTTACTAAAGAATGAATAACTTTATCTTCTAATATTCTTTTGATTATCTTTCCATCAATTTTAATATAATCTGTTTTAATTTGAGTTAAATGTATGAAATCTGTATATGCAGTTCCAAAATCATCAATAAAAATTTTATATCCAAGGGATTTTAACAAATTTAGATTAATCTTTACTTCTTTATTGGAAATTAATTCAGAACTTTGAACTATTTCAATAGCCAATCTATTAGAGATGTCTTGTTTTTTTGCATAATTTTCTAAGATTTTTATTATTGATTTATCTAGTAAATCTTTTTTCCTTAAATTAATTGTTAATTTAATATCCTCTTTTTCAAGTAACTTTTTATAGCAATTATTTAAAATACTTTTTGTGATATTTCTTAATAGAAAAGTTCCTTCAATAATAGGTAGAATACTATTTGGAGTAACTATTTTACCTTCTTTATCAATTATTCTTAAAAGTGCTTCATAATAATGGGTTTTACCCGTATTATTATCTATTATTCCTTGATAAAAACAAATTATTCTATCTTCATCTAAAGCCTCATTTATATCATTTATAGAGATATTTGTATGATCTTTATCAAATTGTAAATCATCATAAATTTGGATGTTATTTCTTCCTTTATTTTTAGCATTGTACAAGGATATGTCAGCTAATTTAAATGCTTCTGAAAAATTATCTGATTTATAAGGATAAAGATTTATTCCAATTGAAGCTGTAATATTTATATAGTTTTCAGCTTTATAATAAAACTTATGTTCTTGAATATTTAATAAAATTCTTTCAATTACATTTAAAGCACTAACCGAGTCTTCACTTTTTACTTTTGTCAAAATAATAAACTCTTCACCACCATAACGAATAACTATATCTTCTTTGGTTCTAGTTGATGAAGATATTATAGCTGCAAGCTCTTTTAGTATCTTATCACCTGCTATATGTCCATAACTATCGTTTACAGTTTTAAAATGATCAATATCCAAAGTTGCTAATATATAATCTTTTAGATTAATGAAACTTCCAAACTCTTGAAGATAATTTCTATTATAAACACCTGTTAATTTGTCTATATAAGCTGTTTTTCTAATGGCAATATATTTATATGATTGAATAAGAAGAAGAACTAAAAAGATTAAAACTATTAAAATAATCAATATTAAAACAAGTTTTAATAAATCTAAAATTTCATTTATATTTTCTAGCTTTTCAATGGAAAAATCTACCACTAAGACAAGTTTTACTTCATCGTTTTTTAGAATAGGAGTTAAATAAGTTGTGGATAACTCTTCTAAATATTTATTTGTAAATATAATTGGTTTTTTTGTTTTAAAAACATCTAACCAAATAGGATTGTCAATATCAAATTTTTGATCGACTAAAGCTTTTTTTTCTTTTAGAGATGTTCCATCTACCAAAAATCTAAAAATTCCCCTTTCGTCTTTATATAACAAATATGCATATTTAATATTTGTAGTCAACAGTAAACTAAGATTATCTTCGATTTCTTTGTATAAAGAAAAATCCGCTTTTACAGCTTGCACATAATCATCAGAGGAAGTAGAATTTAGAAGTTTTTCAATAACAAGAGCATTATTATTTATAATAGATATTACATCAGAAGTTGTTATTTCCATCATTCTTAATGATATTTTTTCTTCTAGTTTCATTGTTCCATAAAGCAAAAGAACAAAGGTTATAAATATACCTAGAAATGAATAAATTAAAGAGCTTGGATTTCTTAGAAATGAAATACTTTTCATCAAAGATCTTCTACAAACTTCTCATAATTTGTACTTAAATTTATATTTTGATTTTCCAATCTATTTTTAATAAATGTAATATTTGGTCTACTTTTATTCCAAAAGAAAGCACCTGCGTATTTATTATCTTTTAAAAGTTTTTTATAATCATTGGTAATAAAAAGTTTATTTGTATTTGATGTACATGAAATATCAGATTTACTCTCATTTTTCTCAAAAATAAAATTTGCATCATTACAATTATTAACTAAAGTAAAAGAAGTAGAATAAATCTCTTTTTCTTCATTTGAAATATTTGGTATATATAATTTTATATCATCAGAAATCGAAGCTTTTGCCATATCTGATATTATTTTTGCTTCTAATTCTATATTTGTATTATATTTTTGAGCTAAAAACACATATGAACTTGAATAAACATTTGAAATAAGTATTAATAAAAATATTGTGAACTTCATATAAAAGCCTTAATTTTGGCGTTTAATTAAACTTTTTGTTTAAAAAAATTTATTAAATAATTCTATCTAACAAATGACTCTCAAATGACTCTTTTTTTAAAAAATTAAATTTTATTTAAATTTTTAAATTACTTAGCATAATTAACTTTGATTTTTTTACCTAAAACTTTTGGTTTTGTATCAAAAAAATTTATATCTAAATAGGCTTTTAACATGGCTAAAGTTTCTCTATCTTCCATTCTTTGATAAGATTGCGTTCCTTTTACTTCTTTTGCTGCAAAGCCTATTGCTCTTTGATTTTTTTCTTTTGCAATATAAAGTGCTCTATCTAAATGAAAATTCTGAGAAACAATAATATAATCATCTAAATCAAAAATCTCTTTAGCTCTAACAATTGAATCAAAAGTCCTAAAACCTCCAAAATCTCTAGTAATATAACGAGCAGGAACTCCAGCTTTTATCAAATCTTTGAACATAGTAGTAACTTCATCATAATACTTGCTTTTATCTCCTGATACAACTATGGCTTTTATTTTTTTAGCTTTCCATAATTGAGCTGCTGCTTTTATACGATAAGTGTAATAATAGTTTTCTTTTCCCTTTGATATATATTTTGAAGTGCCTAAAACTAAGGCAGCTTTTTTTGCAGGAATATCTTTTATGTTTGTATATATTTTGTAGTTATTGTCATTTGCAAAAGCTAGACTTGAAAATATGAGAATTGTTAGAAATAGTGTTTTTAGTTTGTTCATACCCCTATTTTATTGAATTTTCTCTTTGTTCCACATAATCTAAAATTAAAATATAGTATTATCTTTATAATAATGATTACCAATTAGCTTTTTTAGAAAATTTGTTCAGATATTTGATTAGTTCTAAGTTACATTTTAGAACATACATTCTATTATAGGACTAATTTTAAAAATAATTATAAAAAAAGTTAAAAAATATGAAAAGCATAATTAAAACTATACTAACAATAACAATGATATCTCAAATGAGTTTTCTAAGCATTAGTGCATTAGCAGCAGAGACAAAACCAACAGAAAAAATCAAAATAGATATAGTATCAGACGTTGTATGCCCATGGTGTGCAATTGGTTTTAAAAGACTTAGTGTCGCTATAAGTGAGCTAAAACTAGAAAATCAAGTTGAAATTTCATGGCATCCTTTTGAGCTTAATCCTGAAATGCCAAGAGAAGGACAAAACGCAGATAAGTATTTAATGAACAAATATAATTTAAGTGAAGAAAAGCTAAAACAAACTAGAAACAATATGACGCAACTTGGTAAAGAAACTGGATTTAAATTTGATTATTTTAAAGAAATGAAAAAAGTAAACACATTTAATTCTCATATATTATTAGCTTATGCAAAAGAGTTCGATAAACAAACTGAACTAAAGGTACGATTACAAAATGCATATTTTGGTGAAAGAAAAGATGTAAGCAATAGAGAAGTTTTAGAGGAAGAAGTAAAAGCTGTTGGATTAAATACCCAAGAAGCAATGAAAAGACTAGATGATCCAAAAGCTATAAAAGCTGTTGAAGATGAAGAAAAGTTTTGGAGAGATCAAGGAGTATACGCAATTCCTACTGTGATATTTAACAATCAAATAGCACAAGTTGGAGCTAGTGAAACAAAAACATATAAAGAAATATTAACAGAACTAAGTAAGAAAAGATAATAGATTTATTCTATAAGATTCTTTATAAAATACCCAAGTAAGTTTTGATTTTCTGACTTTAAACTTGGGTTTTTTAAGCTTTTATTTAGGCAAAAACTATTTTATTTCTACCACTATTTTTAGCCATATATAGTGCTTCGTCAGCTCTATGAACTAAAGAATCTATTGTGTCATCATGTTTAGATAGAGTAATTCCTATACTAATTGTTTTCTTTCCTATAGTCTTAAATTTGTGTGATTCCATTTTTTGACGTAATTTTTCTGCATGTATTAAAATATTTTCTTTATCTACTTCTGGGCATATCATAACAAACTCTTCGCCTCCCCATCTAAAAAAACTATCAGTGGATCTAGAATTATTACTTATAAGTTCTGTAAATTCTACTAAAAAATCATCACCAACTTGATGACCATATGTATCATTTACCATTTTAAAATAATCTATATCTATAAGCATAAATGAGAAGTTATAACTAAATCTTTTGCTTCTTGCTAACTCATTGTTTAAAATTTCATCTAATTTTGTACGATTAAACAATCCAGTTAGATTATCAGTTATAGCTAGGTTTTCAAGCTTTTCATAATTTATAAAATTTCTTTTACTTAATCTATCCAATAAATAAGCCCCAACAAAACCAAAAGATATAGAACACAACATCCAAAAAGAATGCATAATAAAAAGTTCTTTAGGTAAAGGCATAATAAAAGAATAATAAACAAAAGTAAAAATAGATACAAAAAATATACTCACTGATGATTGCTTAATATTTAAACCTGAAATTGTAAAAGTCCAAAATATTATCATATAAATTTCAACCATAAATATTGGAAATAAAACTAAATCTTTAACTAAAAATAAATTCACAGCTGTGGCAAAAATTGGAGCTAGCATTAGCAAAGATATCATATGTTTATAGTATTTTGGGAAGAAAGTAAGAAAACTAATCAAAAATCCATATGGTGCAATAAGATATAAATGAATTGACGATGCAATATTCATAAGATTTGAAGGAAGAATGTACTGGTCTATTTGAGAATAAACAATATATAAAATTCCCGTAAGTATAGTTATTATTCTTATTTGAATTAAAGTAAAAGCTTCTATTGATTTGTTATATCTTTTTTTAATTTCTTTATTAATTAAAATATTTGAGAATAATAATCTTTTCATAAGAGGGAGACATTTTCCTTTTTTAGAATTTTTAATAATAAAAAAGGATTATATCATCACTAAGCTAATTTAATTATTTAGAGTTATTTATTTAGTTCTTCTTGGTATTTTCTCATACCTGCATTAATAATAGAGTATTGATCTTGAGTTATATTGTCATCTTTTGACCACTTAACTTCATCAATCTGTCCATTGTAAGCACTTCCAAATTCTTCAATCTTTTTTGAAAACTCTTCTAAGTCGTTACACACTTCTTTTTTATTGATAAGTGTATCAGTTAACTCTATAAACCAATCATGAGGAGACTCTCCCCTATTTTTTATTCTTGCTTCAAAAACTACGCTCATGAAATACCTTTAAATTTTTTTTCAACTAGATTATAACAAATTAAGATTAAATTATATTTTTTTAAAACCTTTGATTATTTAAAAAATTCATTGAAACTTTTAGCTGAATTGTTATTTTAATAATATAAAATTAGATATAAATAATAAGGAGAATATATGGATTATCAAAAGTTTAGTGAAATTTCACCTTGTGATTATGCAGGGACTTTAAAAAGAGAAAGCTTTATGGATGCAGGAATAAAAGAGCTTTGGCCAAGAATTCCTAGAATCTCAGGACCTGCATTTACAGTAAATATGGTTGCAGGTGAAAATCTAGCACTGCATAGAGCTATTTATGAAGCACCAGTTGGTTCTATAATCGTAGCACAATCAAACACGATGGACTATGCAGTAATCGGTGGAAATGTAGCAATGATAGCTTATAAAAGAGGAATTGTAGGTTTTGTAATCGATGGAGTTGTGCGTGATATTGCAGAGATTAGAGAAAATAAAATCCCAGTGTTTGGACGAGGTGTTTTAGCAATGCCAGGAACTAAAAAACAAGCCGTTGCTGTAAACACACCAATCACAGCAGGTGGAATCAGTGTAAATCCTGGTGATATAATAGTTGCCGATGAAGAAGGAATCGCAGTTATCCCAAAAGATAGAGCTGAAGAGATATATCAAGAGTGTAAAGAAAAAGTGAAAAAAGAAGCAGCTTTGAGTTTTGAAGAATGGGCAGATAGACATAAGAAAAATATAGACTCTTTTTATGAGTGATTTTTTATAAAATAAACTATTTTAAATATTAAGAAAAGATTAGATTTTGCTATCTTTTCTTAATATAAAAAGTGCAATTTTTCGCAAAATAAAAAGAATTTTGTATAAGAATTTTGAAAAAATATTTTCATAAGAAAAGAAAAAATGCAATTTTCCCAAAATAGTAGATTTATCAACTGCATTATTTAAAAATGATAAAGCTTTATCACCTTGAAAACAGTCGTTTTTATAAAGCACGATAAAACCATCATTTATGTTTAGTTTTCCACAAAGAAGAGATATTTCAGATAGATTTTCCCTTGCGTCTTTTAGAGTGATTTCAAAGTTCTCTTTTAGTTTTAAAAAGTTTGCGTATTTTGAGCAAAATGGACATTGTTTGTCGTAGTAGATGGTTAGTTTTTGTTTCAAGTTTTAGATTTCGCAATATTTTTAAGAGCTTCCGATAATTCATCTTTATCGCCATTTTTTAATACTTGGGCTAAATATTCATCTCTTATTTCTTTATTGTCTAAGTATTCGGAAATATCAAAATTTCTTAACTCTTCGTTTTTGAACTCTTCATAACCTTTGTCGAAATTTTCTGCGAAATCTTTACTTTGTAATTTTCTTTTTTCTATATATTTTTCTAAATCATCCATTTTATAATTTCCTTTGAACTAATTTGATAAAATTTAATCCTAATTCCTATGGGACGACCCAACTTAAAAAAGTTGGGGTTTAACTCTAACATTCAAATAAAAATTAAACTGTTTCAAAATTAAATTTATATTCTTTCTATAGCTTTTTTAGAATTTGATATTATTATATATTTTTATTTTTGTTATTAATTTTTTATTTATCCCATTCAGTATTACAATTTAATAATTCTATAATTACACTTTCTAAAATATTATTAATCCAATCAATTTCATATAAAAGATTATTTTTAATAAATTTAAAAGATAAATCATGTTTTTCTGCATGAAAGATTTTATTTCTTAAAAAATAAGCATACTTAATACAAATAAAAGCAACAATTTCTATATCTGATTGATTATTCATATTAATTTTAGAATCTAAAGAATTTACAATTTCATTATATATGCATGTATTTTGTTTAGTTTTACAATTATCATAAATTGTACTTAGTCCTAATTTGTTGAATTTACTTTCTACTTTATCTATAGAATTAATAGTTTTAATAAATTCTTCTCTGTATGGTAATGTTTCTTTCAAAATTTGTAAAAGCCTAGAATCCGTATATCTATATAAAAAAGCTATGAAAGATACTGTATGATTTTTTGTTGGATAATCATTTAAAATTAAATTCCTAAATTGTATCTTTTTTCTTAGGATTTTACGATCATAATTATTGACAATTTTTTTTGAATAATTAAATAAACTATCATTTGAAAGTAAAAAATCTCTCAAATTTATATGACAAGTGTTATCATTTTCACTTTTACCAATATATCTATAAATTGCATTAAAAGCTTTCCATAGTCTTTCAAACTTATGACTTGATTCTTGTGTATTTAATGCTTTTACTAAGTAAGATAAACTGTTAAATAAAGATATAGATTTATCATTTGTAAGAAAAATATCATTTATATTGTTAAGTATATAATTTTCATTAATATTAAAATATTTTTCTACAACTTGCTCAATTTGATAGTTTTCTTTT
This region includes:
- a CDS encoding S24 family peptidase gives rise to the protein MSKGNNIEVKNTIKLEYHQETDGKIEKKELSFSKDLLKEPYTKESLFVIQVDGKSMETLINDKALVVADLSKKEFENNKIFLVYKDDRMWIKKAKIIDNKEYFVSINPDFAHLVYEKKDTRIIAKTILTFTNL
- a CDS encoding DNA-binding protein, whose translation is MDDLEKYIEKRKLQSKDFAENFDKGYEEFKNEELRNFDISEYLDNKEIRDEYLAQVLKNGDKDELSEALKNIAKSKT
- a CDS encoding RraA family protein — translated: MDYQKFSEISPCDYAGTLKRESFMDAGIKELWPRIPRISGPAFTVNMVAGENLALHRAIYEAPVGSIIVAQSNTMDYAVIGGNVAMIAYKRGIVGFVIDGVVRDIAEIRENKIPVFGRGVLAMPGTKKQAVAVNTPITAGGISVNPGDIIVADEEGIAVIPKDRAEEIYQECKEKVKKEAALSFEEWADRHKKNIDSFYE
- a CDS encoding GGDEF domain-containing protein: MKRLLFSNILINKEIKKRYNKSIEAFTLIQIRIITILTGILYIVYSQIDQYILPSNLMNIASSIHLYLIAPYGFLISFLTFFPKYYKHMISLLMLAPIFATAVNLFLVKDLVLFPIFMVEIYMIIFWTFTISGLNIKQSSVSIFFVSIFTFVYYSFIMPLPKELFIMHSFWMLCSISFGFVGAYLLDRLSKRNFINYEKLENLAITDNLTGLFNRTKLDEILNNELARSKRFSYNFSFMLIDIDYFKMVNDTYGHQVGDDFLVEFTELISNNSRSTDSFFRWGGEEFVMICPEVDKENILIHAEKLRQKMESHKFKTIGKKTISIGITLSKHDDTIDSLVHRADEALYMAKNSGRNKIVFA
- a CDS encoding EAL domain-containing protein; this translates as MKSISFLRNPSSLIYSFLGIFITFVLLLYGTMKLEEKISLRMMEITTSDVISIINNNALVIEKLLNSTSSDDYVQAVKADFSLYKEIEDNLSLLLTTNIKYAYLLYKDERGIFRFLVDGTSLKEKKALVDQKFDIDNPIWLDVFKTKKPIIFTNKYLEELSTTYLTPILKNDEVKLVLVVDFSIEKLENINEILDLLKLVLILIILIVLIFLVLLLIQSYKYIAIRKTAYIDKLTGVYNRNYLQEFGSFINLKDYILATLDIDHFKTVNDSYGHIAGDKILKELAAIISSSTRTKEDIVIRYGGEEFIILTKVKSEDSVSALNVIERILLNIQEHKFYYKAENYINITASIGINLYPYKSDNFSEAFKLADISLYNAKNKGRNNIQIYDDLQFDKDHTNISINDINEALDEDRIICFYQGIIDNNTGKTHYYEALLRIIDKEGKIVTPNSILPIIEGTFLLRNITKSILNNCYKKLLEKEDIKLTINLRKKDLLDKSIIKILENYAKKQDISNRLAIEIVQSSELISNKEVKINLNLLKSLGYKIFIDDFGTAYTDFIHLTQIKTDYIKIDGKIIKRILEDKVIHSLVKTIVSFAKDADIKVVAEHVDSKEIYDEIKNLGIDYSQGYYFSSPKEII
- a CDS encoding SanA/YdcF family protein translates to MNKLKTLFLTILIFSSLAFANDNNYKIYTNIKDIPAKKAALVLGTSKYISKGKENYYYTYRIKAAAQLWKAKKIKAIVVSGDKSKYYDEVTTMFKDLIKAGVPARYITRDFGGFRTFDSIVRAKEIFDLDDYIIVSQNFHLDRALYIAKEKNQRAIGFAAKEVKGTQSYQRMEDRETLAMLKAYLDINFFDTKPKVLGKKIKVNYAK
- the rlmF gene encoding 23S rRNA (adenine(1618)-N(6))-methyltransferase RlmF, with translation MSNTKKIQEKKTLHPRNYHNNRYDFVALIKSENSLNEFVKPNKYGDLSIDFANPDAVIALNKALLSHFYSVKNWSIPQGYLCPPIPGRADYIHHIADLLAKTNGNKIPKGKHIKGLDIGIGANGIYPIIGVSVYDWSFTGSDIDKTSIESAQNIINSNEYLKGNITVKLQENSKNIFKGIINSTDKFHFTLCNPPFHKSLEDTLAGNNRKVQNLTKEVSSKNNLNFGGKNNELWCEGGEVAFIKKMIKESFEFSKNCLWFTTLVSRKENLDFIYDALEDIEVMEYKTIDMAHGQKISRVIAWTFLSKEEQKAWDKK
- a CDS encoding DsbA family oxidoreductase, which produces MKSIIKTILTITMISQMSFLSISALAAETKPTEKIKIDIVSDVVCPWCAIGFKRLSVAISELKLENQVEISWHPFELNPEMPREGQNADKYLMNKYNLSEEKLKQTRNNMTQLGKETGFKFDYFKEMKKVNTFNSHILLAYAKEFDKQTELKVRLQNAYFGERKDVSNREVLEEEVKAVGLNTQEAMKRLDDPKAIKAVEDEEKFWRDQGVYAIPTVIFNNQIAQVGASETKTYKEILTELSKKR